The following is a genomic window from Clostridium fungisolvens.
AGTCTATGACATCATAGTTGATAAGGGTGTAAAGATATTAAAACCTGAAGAGAATGCAAGGGTTAGAAAAATATATGGCAATGAAATGATAAAAAGGTATAACTTTTTTGAGAATGACTTCTTCGGGATAGATAAGATATTGATGAAGCTTGTTAATTATTTCTATTCAGCTTCAATGAAGGGAGAAGAAGCAAGGCAGGTACTATATTTAGTGGGACCAGTTGGAGCTGGAAAATCCTCATTAGTTGAGGCATTAAAGAAAGCTTTAGAGATGGCAGATCCAATATATGCTATTGAAGGGTGTCCTATGCATGAAGAACCGCTTCATCTTATTCCAAAGCATCTTAGACCTAAATTCGAAGAATCACTGGGAGTTCAAATAGAAGGAGACCTTTGCCCTGTATGCAGATATAGACTAATGAATGAATTTAATGGAAGATATGAGGACTTCCCAGTAGAAACTAAAGGGTTCTCAATCAGATCAAGGAAGGGTATAGGCGTAGTGCCTCCTGTAGACCCAAACAATCAGGATACATCTATTTTAACTGGTGCTGTAGATATATCTAAGATGGATATGTATCCAGAAGATGATCCTAGAATATTCTCACTTAATGGTGCTTTTAATGTAGGTAATAGAGGTCTTGTTGAATTTATAGAAGTATTCAAGAATGATGTTGAATATCTTCATACTATAATAACAGCAACTCAAGAAAAATCAATTCCTTCACCAGGTAAAGGATCTATGATTTATTTCGATGGACTTATAATAGCTCACTCAAATGAGGCTGAATGGAATAAATTTAAGTCAGATCATACAAATGAAGCGATACTAGATAGAATAGTAAAGATTGAAGTTCCATATTGTATGGAATTAAATGAAGAAAAGAAGATATATGAGAAGATAATAAAGAAGAGTAACTTTAATGCTCATATAGCTCCTCATACTCTAGACATTGCTGCAATGTTTGCAATTCTTTCTAGATTATCTCCATCAGCAAAGGTGGACCCAATAACTAAGCTAAAGATATACAACGGTGAAGATATAGTAGAAAAGGGTTCTACAAAGAGATTAGATCTGTTAGAACTCAAGGAAGAAGCAGGTCCTAATGAAGGAATGAAGGGAATATCAACTAGATTTATAATTAAAGCTATTGATAATGCTCTTTCAAGTTCTGAATATCCATGTATAAACCCTTTAAGTATCATGGAAAGCCTAATAAAATCAGTTAAGGATTTAGATACATCACAAGAAGATAAGAAGAAGTATCTTGGTTTTATACAGGATACATTAAGAAAGGAATACAATAAGATACTTGAAAAAGAAATAACTAAGGCATTTATACATTCTTTTAGAGAGCAAGCTGAGAGTTTATTTAACAACTATATCGATAATGCAGAAGCATATGTTAATAAAACTAAGCTTAAAGATAATTCTACTGGAGAGGAATTAAATCCAGATGAAAGCTTTATGAGAAGTATAGAAGAGCAGATTGGTATTTCAGAAAGTTCAGCTAAAGGCTTTAGATCTGATGTAACTTCATATATGTTCTATGTTGTGAGAAATGGTGGCCATATAGATTATACTGCTTACGAACCTTTGAAGGAAGCTATTGAGAAAAAGCTTACAGCTTCAGTAAGGGATCTTTCCAGAATTATAACTAAATCTAGAGTTAGGGATAAGGAACAAGATGAGAAGTATAATGCTATGGTAGAAGAAATGAAAGAGAATGGATATTGCCCTCATTGCTGCGATGTTATATTAAAATACGCTGCAAACAACTTGTGGAAGGATTGATAATATGGCAATATTCAGAGACCATGCTGAAAATCCAGTTGAACACGATAGAGCTATAGAAGATAGAAGAAGACATAGGCAGTTAGTTGAAAAGTCTATAAAAGAAAATTTAGGAGATATACTTTCTGAGGAAAGTATAATCGGAGAATCAAAAAATAAGAAGTTTAAAATTCCTATAAGAGGGATAAAAGAGTATCAATTTGTGTACGGAAACAATAATGGCGGGGTAGCAAATGGTACTGGCGAAGAAAAAAGAGGAGATAAGGTAGGTAAAGCTTCAGAGCAAGGGGGCAATGGCCCCGGCTCTGCTGGCAATCAAGAAGGTGAAGATGTATATGAGACTGAAATAACTTTGGAAGAGTTATTAGATTATATAGTTGAAGATCTTGATCTGCCTAACTTAGATAGAAAGAAGTATTCGGAGATAATCGTAGAAAGTTCTGGACGAAAAAGAGGTTATCAAAGGTACGGAATAAATCCAAGACTTGCTAAAAAGAAGACAGTTATGGCCAAAATAGCTAGAAAGCAAGGCAAGAAAAGGGCACTGGCTGAAATTGGAAAAGGTGAAGAGATTGAAAGATTTCCATTTAGAGAAGAAGATATGCGATATTATAAGGTAAAGAAAAAACCTAAAAAAGAAAGTAATGCGGTTATGATCTTTATAATGGACGTATCTGGATCAATGGATAATTCAAAGAAGTTTCTTGCTAGATCTTTTTTCTTCGTGCTATCTAGATTTATACGAAGAAAGTATAACAATATAGCTTTTGAATTTATATCACATACCACATTATCTAAAGTTGTTAATGAATATGAATTTTTCCACAAAGCTGAGTCAGGCGGAACTTATATATCTTCGGGACTTAACAAGGCCTTAGAGCTTATAAGGGAGAAATATAACCCAGACATGTGG
Proteins encoded in this region:
- a CDS encoding PrkA family serine protein kinase — translated: MDFKQFIENDREKHNKHKFKGTFLDYLEIVKENPDVAKLAHKRVYDIIVDKGVKILKPEENARVRKIYGNEMIKRYNFFENDFFGIDKILMKLVNYFYSASMKGEEARQVLYLVGPVGAGKSSLVEALKKALEMADPIYAIEGCPMHEEPLHLIPKHLRPKFEESLGVQIEGDLCPVCRYRLMNEFNGRYEDFPVETKGFSIRSRKGIGVVPPVDPNNQDTSILTGAVDISKMDMYPEDDPRIFSLNGAFNVGNRGLVEFIEVFKNDVEYLHTIITATQEKSIPSPGKGSMIYFDGLIIAHSNEAEWNKFKSDHTNEAILDRIVKIEVPYCMELNEEKKIYEKIIKKSNFNAHIAPHTLDIAAMFAILSRLSPSAKVDPITKLKIYNGEDIVEKGSTKRLDLLELKEEAGPNEGMKGISTRFIIKAIDNALSSSEYPCINPLSIMESLIKSVKDLDTSQEDKKKYLGFIQDTLRKEYNKILEKEITKAFIHSFREQAESLFNNYIDNAEAYVNKTKLKDNSTGEELNPDESFMRSIEEQIGISESSAKGFRSDVTSYMFYVVRNGGHIDYTAYEPLKEAIEKKLTASVRDLSRIITKSRVRDKEQDEKYNAMVEEMKENGYCPHCCDVILKYAANNLWKD
- the yhbH gene encoding sporulation protein YhbH, producing the protein MAIFRDHAENPVEHDRAIEDRRRHRQLVEKSIKENLGDILSEESIIGESKNKKFKIPIRGIKEYQFVYGNNNGGVANGTGEEKRGDKVGKASEQGGNGPGSAGNQEGEDVYETEITLEELLDYIVEDLDLPNLDRKKYSEIIVESSGRKRGYQRYGINPRLAKKKTVMAKIARKQGKKRALAEIGKGEEIERFPFREEDMRYYKVKKKPKKESNAVMIFIMDVSGSMDNSKKFLARSFFFVLSRFIRRKYNNIAFEFISHTTLSKVVNEYEFFHKAESGGTYISSGLNKALELIREKYNPDMWNIYPFYASDGDNWSEDNERAIKAVNDLCEISNLFGYAELLPSTYSTTMYYRFLKEIKKKNFAMVVVKEKKDLWNALKFMLSKELKEEG